From Deferrisoma camini S3R1, the proteins below share one genomic window:
- the cobT gene encoding nicotinate mononucleotide-dependent phosphoribosyltransferase CobT, with translation MPCPSRAAALDSLRFCFEPEAGRRFWSGLAGPPAFACVIASTDTAEIPGISAAGETPEKRRFTAALDSEFLVFGRPLTLPEIPRNPLGPPSPVVITKAALDGLGVVPLIVDAGTRVPPLTPRLDLGGAPGRCITTGNAVDLPPGFRDRCREAGRYLASRAAWAVIAESVPGGTTTAQAVLEALGVPAGGRVSSSMPGGNHELKAQVVDQALAAAALSDRPSGEEVVRAVGDPMQAAVAWMALEASRSVPVVLAGGTQMAAVTALALRLWQEGEPGEPGRMCIATTRWVAEDPAADLTGILSHLPRRIPAVACGLDFTDSRDPGLRRYEEGLVKEGVGAGGAACAALAAGRPPRDLVHAIEEVVRALPPA, from the coding sequence ATGCCCTGCCCGTCTCGCGCCGCCGCCCTGGACTCGCTCCGGTTCTGCTTCGAGCCGGAGGCGGGGCGCCGGTTCTGGTCCGGCCTTGCGGGCCCGCCGGCGTTCGCCTGCGTGATCGCCTCCACCGACACCGCCGAGATCCCGGGGATCTCGGCCGCGGGGGAGACGCCCGAGAAGCGCCGGTTCACGGCCGCCCTCGACAGCGAGTTCCTCGTGTTCGGCCGACCCCTCACCCTGCCCGAGATTCCCCGCAACCCCCTGGGCCCTCCGAGCCCGGTGGTGATCACCAAGGCCGCGTTGGACGGGCTGGGCGTGGTGCCCCTGATCGTGGACGCCGGCACGCGGGTGCCGCCGCTGACGCCCCGGCTGGACCTGGGGGGGGCGCCGGGCCGGTGCATCACCACCGGCAACGCCGTGGACCTGCCCCCGGGGTTCCGGGACCGATGCCGCGAGGCCGGCCGGTATCTGGCCTCCCGGGCCGCCTGGGCGGTGATCGCCGAGAGCGTGCCCGGCGGAACCACCACGGCCCAGGCCGTGCTCGAGGCCCTGGGCGTGCCGGCCGGGGGACGGGTGTCGTCCTCCATGCCCGGGGGCAACCACGAGCTCAAGGCCCAGGTGGTGGACCAGGCCCTGGCCGCCGCCGCCCTGTCCGACCGCCCTTCCGGAGAGGAGGTGGTCCGGGCCGTGGGCGACCCCATGCAGGCCGCCGTGGCCTGGATGGCCCTCGAGGCGAGCCGGTCGGTGCCGGTGGTGCTCGCGGGCGGCACCCAGATGGCCGCGGTGACGGCGCTGGCGCTCAGGCTGTGGCAGGAGGGGGAGCCCGGCGAGCCGGGCCGGATGTGCATCGCCACCACCCGGTGGGTGGCGGAGGACCCGGCCGCGGACCTGACGGGCATCCTCTCCCACCTGCCCCGGCGGATCCCGGCCGTGGCCTGCGGCCTGGACTTCACGGACAGCCGGGACCCGGGGCTGCGGCGGTACGAGGAGGGCCTGGTGAAGGAGGGGGTGGGCGCCGGCGGCGCGGCGTGCGCGGCCCTGGCCGCGGGCCGCCC
- a CDS encoding phosphoenolpyruvate carboxykinase (ATP), translating into MDPRERLDQALHTNDRRIDNPDRRRLIADALEHREAIPLATGALATWTRPESTGRSPKDTYIVRRPESEATIDWDSPNCIPMDPETFDMLWEDACRVLGTKDRVYVTDRVVGADSAYALPVRTVTPRALTALFSHTMFRPVPEDIGRSVFADRPFVLLSLPEDKVEASRYEGRLRRLPDGRTSDMAIVMDFDRRLGLVYGSAYCGTNKKLMFTVMNYLLPEAGVLPLHCSANEGRAGDCALLLGLSGTGKTTLSADPSRALLGDDEHGWSDRGIANFEFGCYAKLINLRQDKEPEIWHATFHEADPLDHGAIVENLMVYPDGTFDVDDDRLTPNSRVAYPLSFLSNIKTPPVSGHPTTILFLAADANGVLPPVARLDKHRAMFWFLMGYTSKLAGTETGIKEPVSTFSRFFGAPFMPRNPEDYARMLGEKLDRHGTRVYLVNTGWSGGPYGVGQRMDIALTRAVVNAALAGQLEEVPYEEDPLFHLAVPRECPGVPSEVLIPRNTWPDPAAYDERARRLAEEFRSHFESAYGGKGIAPAVAAQCPGR; encoded by the coding sequence ATGGACCCGCGCGAGCGACTGGATCAAGCCCTGCACACAAACGACCGTCGGATCGACAACCCGGACCGTCGCCGGCTGATCGCCGACGCCCTGGAGCACCGCGAGGCCATTCCGCTGGCCACCGGCGCCCTGGCCACCTGGACCCGGCCCGAGTCCACGGGCCGGAGCCCGAAGGACACCTACATCGTGCGGCGGCCCGAGAGCGAGGCCACCATCGACTGGGACTCCCCCAACTGCATCCCCATGGATCCGGAGACCTTCGACATGCTGTGGGAGGACGCCTGCCGGGTACTGGGAACCAAGGACCGGGTGTACGTGACCGACCGGGTGGTGGGCGCGGACTCGGCCTACGCCCTGCCGGTGCGCACCGTGACCCCCCGGGCCCTGACGGCCCTGTTCAGCCACACCATGTTCCGGCCGGTGCCGGAGGACATCGGGCGCAGCGTGTTCGCCGACCGGCCGTTCGTCCTGCTGAGCCTGCCGGAGGACAAGGTGGAGGCCTCCCGGTACGAGGGGCGGCTGCGCAGGCTCCCGGACGGTCGGACCTCGGACATGGCCATCGTGATGGACTTCGACCGGCGCCTCGGGCTCGTGTACGGCTCGGCCTACTGCGGGACGAACAAGAAGCTGATGTTCACCGTGATGAACTACCTTCTGCCCGAGGCGGGCGTGCTGCCGCTCCACTGCTCGGCCAACGAGGGCAGGGCCGGCGACTGCGCCCTTCTGCTGGGGCTGTCGGGCACCGGCAAGACCACCCTGTCGGCCGACCCCTCCCGGGCCCTGCTGGGCGACGACGAGCACGGGTGGAGCGACCGGGGCATCGCCAACTTCGAGTTCGGGTGCTACGCGAAGCTGATCAACCTGCGCCAGGACAAGGAGCCGGAGATCTGGCACGCCACCTTCCACGAGGCAGACCCCCTGGACCACGGCGCCATCGTCGAGAACCTGATGGTGTACCCCGACGGCACCTTCGACGTGGACGACGATCGGCTCACCCCCAACTCCCGGGTGGCCTATCCCCTGTCGTTTCTGTCGAACATCAAGACCCCTCCGGTGAGCGGCCATCCCACCACCATCCTGTTTCTGGCCGCCGACGCCAACGGCGTGCTCCCCCCGGTGGCCCGGCTGGACAAGCATCGGGCCATGTTCTGGTTCCTCATGGGGTACACGAGCAAGCTGGCCGGCACCGAGACCGGCATCAAGGAGCCGGTGAGCACCTTCTCCCGGTTCTTCGGCGCCCCGTTCATGCCGCGCAACCCCGAGGATTACGCCCGGATGCTGGGCGAGAAGCTGGACCGGCACGGGACCCGGGTGTACCTGGTGAACACCGGCTGGAGCGGCGGGCCCTACGGCGTGGGCCAACGCATGGACATCGCCCTGACCCGGGCCGTGGTGAACGCGGCCCTCGCGGGCCAGCTCGAAGAGGTCCCCTACGAGGAGGACCCCCTGTTCCACCTGGCCGTGCCCCGCGAATGCCCCGGCGTTCCGTCGGAGGTGCTGATCCCCCGCAACACCTGGCCCGACCCGGCCGCCTACGACGAGCGGGCCCGCCGGCTCGCCGAGGAGTTCCGGAGCCACTTCGAGTCCGCCTACGGCGGGAAGGGGATCGCCCCCGCCGTGGCCGCCCAGTGCCCGGGCCGGTAA
- a CDS encoding cytochrome c3 family protein: MKWRSVRAMWAAGAVFVVVVGTPWGADASVDDSQCVECHEEIDYEAYSASVHGRNACNSCHYDVVDIEEHEACGSRTQDKVETCHRCHPDEGREHFASVHMMNDVRCSDCHSDVHSITKWDGSKVRVVEVCSVCHESEEYAASVHGKAVAAGNNDSAACNDCHGLHRIEELGDPNTHEYRAFHTDTCHRCHADEAMMRRNGVPTIAVKTYEESYHGKVEALGSALAAGCADCHGAHGILPSTDPASSTYPDNLPKTCGKCHPGSTIQFAQFLPHADHRDKENYPVLYYTWLFMTGLLVAVFAVFWLHTLLWWRAAYWERRERLRRGHYQLSEVEEPLRPYRRFNWFDRILHLTMMASFLGLVATGLPLKFHDAPWAPAVMGLLGGPHRAGWIHRICAGITFAYFGACIGYILYYLFLKDTGETVWQKLVGPDSLVPTWRDAKDIGAMIRWFFGLGPEPTFDRWTYWEKFDFLAVFWGMFAIGGSGLLLWFPEFFGRFLPGWVFNVAMIVHSDEALLASGFIFTVHFFNTHFRPGKFPMDPVIFTGRLPKHELWEERRPWYERLKRQGVLETLQEEPTPPLWDLVGQVIGFTALGVGLVGIALIAWGFMGH, translated from the coding sequence ATGAAGTGGAGATCGGTTCGAGCGATGTGGGCGGCTGGCGCCGTGTTCGTCGTGGTCGTGGGCACCCCCTGGGGCGCCGACGCCTCCGTGGACGACAGCCAGTGCGTGGAGTGCCACGAGGAGATCGACTACGAGGCCTACTCCGCGTCGGTCCACGGCCGAAACGCGTGCAACAGCTGCCACTACGACGTGGTGGACATCGAGGAGCACGAGGCCTGCGGATCGAGGACCCAGGACAAGGTCGAGACCTGCCACCGGTGTCATCCGGACGAGGGCCGGGAGCACTTCGCCTCGGTGCACATGATGAACGACGTGCGCTGCTCCGACTGCCACTCGGATGTGCACTCCATCACAAAATGGGACGGATCCAAGGTTCGGGTGGTGGAGGTGTGCTCGGTGTGCCACGAGAGCGAGGAGTACGCCGCCAGCGTCCACGGCAAGGCCGTGGCCGCCGGCAACAACGACTCGGCCGCCTGCAACGACTGCCACGGGCTCCACCGGATCGAGGAGCTGGGGGATCCCAACACCCACGAGTACCGGGCGTTCCACACCGACACCTGCCACCGGTGCCATGCCGACGAGGCCATGATGCGCCGCAACGGTGTGCCCACCATCGCGGTGAAGACGTACGAGGAGAGCTACCACGGCAAGGTGGAGGCCCTGGGCTCGGCCCTGGCTGCGGGCTGCGCCGACTGCCACGGGGCCCACGGCATCCTGCCCTCCACCGACCCCGCCTCCAGCACCTACCCGGACAACCTGCCCAAGACCTGCGGGAAGTGCCACCCGGGCTCCACCATCCAGTTCGCCCAGTTCCTGCCCCACGCCGACCACCGGGACAAGGAGAACTACCCGGTGCTCTACTACACCTGGCTGTTCATGACGGGGCTGCTCGTGGCGGTGTTTGCGGTGTTCTGGCTCCACACCCTGCTGTGGTGGCGGGCGGCCTACTGGGAACGGCGCGAGCGGCTGCGCAGGGGGCACTACCAGCTGTCGGAGGTGGAGGAGCCCCTCCGGCCCTACCGCCGGTTCAACTGGTTCGACCGCATCCTGCACCTGACCATGATGGCGAGCTTCCTGGGCCTGGTGGCCACGGGGCTTCCCCTGAAGTTCCACGACGCGCCCTGGGCCCCGGCCGTGATGGGGCTGCTGGGCGGGCCCCACCGGGCCGGCTGGATCCACCGGATCTGCGCGGGGATCACCTTCGCCTACTTCGGCGCCTGCATCGGGTACATCCTGTACTACCTGTTCCTCAAGGACACCGGTGAGACGGTCTGGCAGAAGCTGGTGGGTCCCGACTCCCTGGTGCCCACCTGGCGGGACGCGAAGGACATCGGCGCCATGATCCGGTGGTTCTTCGGGTTGGGCCCCGAGCCCACCTTCGACCGGTGGACCTACTGGGAGAAGTTCGACTTCCTCGCCGTGTTCTGGGGGATGTTCGCCATCGGCGGATCGGGGCTGCTCCTGTGGTTCCCCGAGTTCTTCGGCAGGTTCCTGCCGGGGTGGGTCTTCAACGTGGCCATGATCGTGCACAGCGACGAGGCCCTGCTGGCGTCGGGCTTCATCTTCACGGTGCACTTCTTCAACACCCACTTCCGTCCCGGAAAGTTCCCCATGGATCCGGTGATCTTCACGGGCCGGCTGCCCAAGCACGAGCTGTGGGAGGAGCGCCGCCCGTGGTACGAGCGCCTGAAACGCCAAGGGGTGCTGGAGACGCTGCAGGAGGAGCCCACCCCGCCCCTGTGGGACCTGGTGGGCCAGGTGATCGGATTCACCGCGCTGGGCGTGGGGCTGGTGGGGATCGCGCTGATCGCCTGGGGGTTCATGGGCCACTGA